A stretch of the Ochrobactrum sp. BTU1 genome encodes the following:
- a CDS encoding translocation/assembly module TamB, translating into MTRFLALLVFILFAIPVVAQEQAEEEKSYFISFVESKLSAPNRRIQFSGLSGLLSSEASVGAITIADREGVWLRIENAKLNWSRTALFTGRLSIQSLVAERIDLIRKPLPDNSLPSPESSSFSLPELPLSINIDSLDVSSLHFGQDIFGLQSEVSLNGNLSLADGSLNSAFNIKRLDGPGGNFSLRAAYANADQKLDLDLKVAEPANGIVANVLNIDGRPPVDLTLTGNGTLDDLKIDLALDTNGSRTLTGGFTLVRQADGRVFATRVDGPIAVLVPPAFRDFFGAETALVANGLLKDGGGFRLDDLALNTAALKIKASAESGNDGFLNKLRVDAAIQDDSKGEVLLPVKGGDTTINNATLQISYGDRPNNDWTGKLAVSGFKNATVSASSIVLDMGGVAENLGDITNRHVTFNVNGGISGIDATDAKVAEALGQKIDLAIAGGWRAGSAVELAKASIEGNGLSLELQGNIDDFAFNGDIIAKVASLAPYAELAGRDLAGSIDVKASGIVRPISGAFQLNLDGTAQNMRTGTEAVDNILDGEVRLSGALGRSAEGFSARDFRIGNELSEITANGSFASDKADFDFGVMLSDLKLLSDKASGRMTIKGSARGDDKLIALALRADAPQGTLADRKLADGALDFNALLDGNATTGASLSGKLAGSAFLNGEKIDLGSLIDIVNDEKRLTNLVFNAGGAHLSGNVTQNAKGLLAGQLNVDAPDISTAAALFLADATGAANADITLDANGERQNATVNAKANSLKINGNHIASADIALTAQDLFGVPVVDGTAAARDILVGTFGIDNFDAKANATGTKTEFTASTKLKIGTLANASGSLEPKDGGFELGLTSADVKQGSLSAVLAAPATIAMKGSDISFGDIIVNTGDGQVKVNGAIGERLDLSVALSNLPLALANTFKPDLGLGGTLNGTARVTGTREKPNAAFDIAARGVTAAQLKDQGIAPLNADAKGSSDNNRLNVDAHVTGGGGIDVTAKGGVPLGQGDMAVDINLANLPLTALNGAVKGQDLAGNVTGTARVTGPLTNPAASFNLRGTGLAAKPLRDNGLAPLSLQAAGNYAAKAVDISSLTVDGPQGLNVTANGKVPFSGQGLGVNVSGSLPLALANRFLADRGAQASGTLSLTASVSGGFDKPQLRGMFSASGAQFIDPETNVRLNNINIMGAMEGETITLRQVNAAFGSGGAISATGTISTNAAANFPANIDIKLDRARYADGKLVVATVNGGITISGPLMRDPLIAGRIDVDRAEITVPENLGGGATYVPVRHINTPKNVQATLDRAKVETRRSKVPTPTARPTVPRLDVVVNAPNQIFVRGRGIDTELGGRVRLTGPVTGIQPVGSFDLIRGRIGILGQRITFDEGHVTLVGDLNPQINFVARSEGDDITAIVTVTGTVDNLNIVFSSSPELPQDEVLAHLIFKRSIGELSAFQIAQLAAAAAELAGGSNNSLMGKLRQGTGLDDIDVVTDSKGETAVRAGRYIRDNIYLGVEAGSGGSTKGTVNLDISRNLKVKGALGSEGDSSGGIFYEKDY; encoded by the coding sequence TTGACCAGATTTCTTGCACTCTTAGTCTTCATTCTCTTCGCCATTCCTGTGGTCGCGCAGGAGCAGGCGGAAGAGGAAAAGTCGTATTTCATTTCTTTCGTGGAGAGCAAGCTTTCCGCGCCAAACCGTCGTATCCAGTTTTCGGGTCTGAGCGGTCTTCTGTCATCTGAAGCGAGTGTCGGCGCAATTACCATTGCCGACCGTGAAGGTGTATGGCTGCGAATTGAAAATGCAAAACTCAACTGGAGCCGCACGGCGCTGTTCACTGGCCGACTCAGCATTCAGTCGCTGGTGGCAGAGCGTATTGACCTGATCCGCAAGCCGTTGCCGGATAACAGTCTGCCTTCGCCTGAATCATCAAGCTTCAGCCTGCCGGAACTGCCGCTTTCGATCAATATCGACAGCCTCGACGTCTCAAGCCTGCACTTTGGTCAGGATATTTTCGGTCTGCAATCGGAAGTTTCGCTCAACGGTAATCTGTCGCTGGCCGATGGATCGCTGAATTCCGCTTTCAATATCAAGCGCCTTGATGGTCCGGGTGGCAATTTTTCGCTCCGGGCAGCTTATGCCAATGCCGATCAGAAGCTTGATCTCGATCTGAAGGTCGCGGAACCGGCCAATGGTATTGTTGCCAATGTGCTCAATATTGATGGCCGTCCGCCTGTTGATCTAACGCTGACCGGCAATGGCACGCTCGACGACCTCAAGATCGATCTGGCTCTTGATACCAATGGCAGCCGTACGCTCACCGGCGGCTTTACGCTGGTTCGTCAGGCTGATGGGCGTGTTTTTGCAACGCGTGTCGATGGACCTATCGCGGTTCTGGTTCCGCCAGCATTTCGCGACTTCTTTGGTGCAGAGACTGCACTTGTCGCCAATGGTTTGCTGAAAGACGGCGGTGGCTTCCGCCTTGATGATCTGGCGTTGAATACCGCCGCTTTGAAGATAAAAGCTTCAGCTGAATCCGGAAATGATGGCTTCCTGAACAAGCTTCGCGTTGATGCGGCCATTCAGGATGACAGCAAGGGCGAGGTGCTCCTGCCAGTCAAGGGTGGTGATACGACTATCAACAACGCCACACTGCAAATCTCTTATGGTGATCGTCCAAACAATGACTGGACGGGTAAGCTTGCGGTTTCAGGTTTCAAGAATGCAACCGTATCTGCTTCCAGTATCGTGCTGGATATGGGCGGCGTTGCTGAAAATCTTGGTGATATTACAAATCGCCATGTCACTTTCAATGTGAACGGCGGCATCAGCGGTATTGATGCAACGGATGCAAAAGTTGCCGAAGCGCTGGGTCAGAAAATCGATCTGGCGATTGCGGGCGGCTGGCGCGCCGGCTCGGCTGTTGAGCTCGCCAAGGCAAGCATCGAGGGCAATGGTCTGAGCCTTGAGCTTCAGGGCAACATTGATGACTTTGCATTCAACGGCGATATCATTGCCAAGGTTGCGAGCCTTGCTCCTTATGCCGAGCTCGCCGGACGTGATCTGGCTGGCAGCATTGACGTGAAGGCATCCGGCATTGTCAGGCCGATCAGCGGCGCATTCCAGCTCAATCTTGATGGTACAGCGCAGAACATGCGTACCGGCACCGAAGCCGTGGATAATATCCTCGACGGTGAAGTCCGTCTCAGTGGCGCTCTGGGGCGCAGCGCGGAAGGATTTTCCGCGCGTGATTTCCGCATCGGCAATGAGCTGAGCGAAATCACTGCCAATGGCTCATTTGCATCCGATAAAGCCGATTTCGATTTTGGCGTCATGCTGTCTGATCTCAAGCTTCTGTCCGACAAAGCTTCCGGTCGCATGACGATCAAGGGTAGCGCGCGTGGCGATGATAAGCTTATTGCTTTGGCCCTTCGTGCCGATGCACCACAGGGCACGCTTGCCGACCGCAAGCTCGCCGATGGTGCTCTCGACTTCAACGCGCTTCTGGACGGCAATGCAACGACGGGCGCATCGCTTTCGGGCAAGCTTGCAGGCAGTGCGTTCCTCAATGGCGAGAAGATTGATCTCGGGTCACTAATCGATATCGTCAATGATGAGAAGCGTCTGACCAACCTCGTATTCAATGCAGGCGGCGCGCATCTTTCCGGCAATGTTACACAGAATGCCAAAGGCTTGCTTGCTGGCCAACTCAATGTGGATGCACCGGATATCTCGACAGCCGCGGCACTTTTCCTCGCCGATGCAACGGGTGCGGCGAATGCCGACATTACGCTCGATGCCAATGGCGAACGCCAGAATGCAACTGTTAATGCCAAGGCCAATAGTCTCAAGATCAATGGTAATCACATTGCTTCGGCTGATATTGCGCTAACGGCCCAGGATCTGTTTGGTGTGCCGGTCGTCGATGGCACAGCGGCAGCGCGCGATATTCTCGTTGGCACTTTCGGCATCGACAATTTTGATGCAAAGGCCAATGCAACAGGAACAAAGACCGAATTCACTGCGAGCACCAAGCTCAAGATTGGCACTTTGGCCAATGCATCCGGTTCGCTGGAGCCGAAGGATGGTGGTTTTGAGCTGGGGCTGACATCTGCCGATGTGAAGCAGGGTTCACTTTCAGCGGTACTAGCAGCGCCTGCAACCATTGCCATGAAAGGCAGTGACATTTCGTTTGGCGATATCATCGTCAATACCGGTGACGGTCAGGTAAAGGTCAATGGTGCGATTGGAGAGCGTCTCGATCTTTCGGTTGCACTTTCCAATCTGCCTTTGGCGCTCGCCAATACCTTCAAACCTGATCTTGGTCTTGGCGGCACGCTCAATGGCACGGCTCGCGTCACAGGAACGCGTGAGAAGCCGAATGCGGCTTTCGATATTGCCGCGCGGGGCGTCACGGCGGCACAGCTAAAAGATCAGGGCATCGCGCCGCTCAATGCTGATGCCAAGGGTAGCTCGGATAATAATCGTCTGAATGTGGATGCTCATGTTACTGGTGGTGGTGGCATTGATGTGACCGCAAAGGGTGGTGTTCCGCTCGGACAGGGCGATATGGCGGTCGATATCAATCTCGCCAACCTGCCACTGACTGCACTGAATGGCGCTGTGAAAGGGCAGGACCTTGCGGGTAATGTCACGGGTACAGCGCGTGTCACCGGACCTTTGACCAATCCTGCTGCAAGCTTCAATCTGCGTGGCACAGGACTGGCGGCAAAGCCTCTGCGCGACAACGGCCTTGCGCCGCTGAGCCTGCAGGCGGCTGGTAACTATGCGGCAAAGGCGGTCGATATTTCTTCGCTGACTGTTGATGGTCCGCAGGGCCTCAATGTCACAGCCAACGGCAAGGTTCCATTCTCGGGGCAGGGCCTTGGTGTCAATGTTTCTGGCAGCCTTCCACTAGCACTCGCCAACCGCTTCCTCGCGGACCGTGGTGCGCAGGCAAGCGGTACGCTTTCGTTGACGGCAAGTGTTTCAGGCGGATTTGATAAGCCACAGCTTCGCGGGATGTTCTCGGCGTCAGGTGCGCAGTTTATCGATCCTGAAACCAATGTTCGTCTGAACAACATCAATATTATGGGCGCGATGGAGGGTGAAACCATCACACTCCGTCAGGTCAATGCAGCCTTTGGTAGCGGTGGCGCGATTTCTGCAACTGGTACGATCTCGACTAACGCTGCAGCCAACTTCCCGGCCAATATCGATATCAAGCTTGATCGTGCGCGCTATGCCGACGGCAAGCTGGTGGTGGCAACGGTGAATGGTGGTATTACGATCTCCGGGCCGCTGATGCGTGATCCGCTGATTGCAGGCCGCATCGATGTGGATCGTGCCGAAATTACTGTGCCGGAAAATCTTGGCGGGGGCGCAACCTATGTTCCGGTGCGTCATATTAATACGCCCAAGAACGTTCAGGCGACGCTCGATCGCGCTAAAGTGGAAACGCGCCGCAGCAAGGTGCCGACGCCCACTGCGCGCCCGACAGTTCCGCGTCTTGATGTCGTTGTAAACGCGCCAAACCAGATATTTGTTCGTGGTCGTGGCATTGATACTGAGCTTGGCGGTCGCGTACGGCTGACAGGTCCTGTGACCGGCATCCAGCCCGTTGGCTCATTTGATCTTATTCGCGGTCGTATTGGCATTCTCGGCCAGCGCATTACCTTCGATGAAGGACATGTCACACTTGTTGGCGACCTTAATCCGCAAATCAACTTCGTTGCACGCAGTGAAGGCGATGACATCACGGCAATTGTTACGGTGACCGGCACCGTCGATAATCTCAATATCGTGTTCTCGTCTTCACCGGAATTGCCGCAGGACGAGGTGTTGGCGCATCTGATCTTCAAGCGCTCAATCGGCGAATTGTCGGCGTTTCAGATTGCACAGCTTGCTGCAGCAGCGGCAGAACTGGCCGGCGGTTCCAACAACTCGCTGATGGGTAAACTGCGTCAGGGCACGGGTCTCGACGATATTGATGTCGTGACTGACAGCAAGGGCGAAACTGCCGTCCGTGCGGGTCGCTATATTCGGGACAATATTTATCTGGGTGTTGAAGCCGGTTCTGGCGGATCGACCAAGGGCACCGTCAATCTGGACATTTCCCGCAACCTGAAGGTCAAGGGCGCGCTTGGATCAGAAGGCGATTCCAGCGGCGGTATCTTCTACGAAAAAGATTACTGA
- the cyoC gene encoding cytochrome o ubiquinol oxidase subunit III, with protein MSATVTTTGPFKGGNEHPAHEDHHDAGSTTLVGFWIYLMSDCVLFSGLFATYAVLAHQFAGGPTGRELFDLQFVLTETMLLLVSSLTYGLATLSMYRNNRAGVLFWLGVTFLLGAAFLVMEIYEFHHLIVEGAGPDRSAFLSAFFALVGTHGLHITSGLVWILVLSAQLLRDGLTEKNRTRVMCLSLFWHFLDIIWIGVFTLVYLLGVL; from the coding sequence ATGAGCGCGACTGTTACGACTACCGGCCCTTTCAAGGGCGGAAACGAGCATCCCGCTCACGAAGACCATCATGATGCAGGGTCGACCACACTGGTCGGCTTCTGGATCTACCTGATGAGCGACTGCGTTCTCTTCTCGGGCCTCTTTGCAACCTATGCTGTTCTGGCACATCAGTTCGCGGGCGGTCCAACCGGCCGTGAACTCTTCGACCTGCAGTTTGTGTTGACGGAAACCATGCTGCTTCTGGTGTCGTCCCTGACCTATGGTCTGGCGACGCTGTCGATGTACAGGAATAACCGTGCAGGCGTTCTGTTCTGGTTGGGCGTAACCTTCCTGCTTGGTGCAGCGTTCTTGGTTATGGAAATCTATGAATTCCATCACCTGATCGTGGAAGGTGCAGGTCCTGACCGCTCAGCATTCCTTTCGGCATTCTTTGCGCTGGTTGGAACGCATGGTCTCCACATTACTTCGGGTCTGGTCTGGATTCTGGTGCTTTCGGCCCAGCTTCTACGCGATGGCCTGACTGAAAAGAACCGGACGCGCGTGATGTGCTTGAGCCTCTTCTGGCACTTCCTGGACATCATTTGGATTGGCGTCTTTACCCTTGTCTATCTGCTGGGTGTATTGTGA
- the cyoD gene encoding cytochrome o ubiquinol oxidase subunit IV, with product MSSGHETHDQAAHGSLKSYLIGFVLAVILTVVPFMLAMNGYFTPATTAAIVLGIAVVQILVHLVYFLHLDPKSENGWNILALIFTVIILAIVLAGSIWVMHHLDTNMMPMYMTPDDARNLP from the coding sequence ATGAGCTCTGGACACGAAACACATGATCAAGCCGCACACGGCAGCCTGAAGTCTTATCTGATTGGCTTTGTGCTGGCGGTTATTCTCACCGTCGTTCCCTTCATGCTGGCCATGAACGGTTACTTCACGCCGGCAACCACCGCAGCCATCGTGCTCGGTATCGCCGTCGTTCAGATCCTGGTGCATCTGGTTTACTTCCTGCATCTTGATCCGAAGTCGGAAAATGGCTGGAACATCCTCGCGCTCATTTTCACGGTCATCATTCTGGCCATCGTGCTTGCTGGCTCCATCTGGGTCATGCATCACCTCGATACCAATATGATGCCGATGTATATGACGCCGGATGATGCACGTAATCTGCCATAA
- the cyoB gene encoding cytochrome o ubiquinol oxidase subunit I, with amino-acid sequence MFGKLTLEAIPYHEPIIMVTLTAIAGGALAILAAITYYKKWGPLWNDWLTSVDHKRIGIMYIILAFVMLFRGFSDAVMMRAQQALASGANEGFLPPHHYDQIFTAHGVIMIFFVAMPFIVGLMNFAVPLQIGARDVAFPYLNSLSFWLTVAGAILINVSLGVGEFAKTGWLAYPPLSGKEFSPDVGVDYYIWALQISGMGTLLSGVNLITTIIKMRAPGMGMMQVPVFTWTALCSNVLIVAAFPILTVTLALLSLDRYLDFHFFTNDGGGNPMMYVNLIWIWGHPEVYILVLPCFGVFSEIIATFSGKRLFGYASMVYATVAITILSFLVWVHHFFTMGGGASVNAFFGVATMIISIPTGAKVFNWLFTMYKGRVRMETPVMWTIGFMCTFVVGGMTGVLLAVPPADFVLHNSVFLIAHFHNVIISGVLFGCFAGLIYWWPKAFGFKLHEGLGRKAFWCWLVGFILAFMPLYVLGLMGMTRRLNHTENPAWHIYLIVAAIGVAIILCGIVFQVLQIMISIRDREKLRVVDGDSWGTGRTLEWSISSPPPFYNFAEVPHVRDHDSWWDMKQNDYVRRTEKFARIHMPKNTGTGFIIGILCIPFGFAMVWHIWWLAIASFIAVFAVAIAHSFNNDRDFYVSADEVQRVEDAYTRQLNAQEA; translated from the coding sequence ATGTTCGGAAAACTTACGCTCGAAGCGATCCCGTATCACGAGCCTATCATCATGGTCACATTGACCGCGATAGCTGGTGGGGCGCTCGCTATTCTCGCAGCCATTACCTACTATAAAAAGTGGGGTCCACTCTGGAACGACTGGCTGACCTCTGTCGATCATAAACGTATCGGCATTATGTACATTATTCTGGCTTTCGTGATGCTGTTCCGCGGCTTCTCGGACGCTGTCATGATGCGTGCCCAGCAGGCTCTGGCTTCTGGTGCAAATGAAGGCTTTCTGCCGCCACATCACTACGATCAGATATTCACCGCCCATGGCGTGATCATGATCTTCTTCGTCGCAATGCCTTTCATCGTTGGTCTGATGAACTTTGCCGTACCGCTTCAGATCGGCGCGCGCGACGTTGCGTTCCCGTACCTCAACTCACTGAGCTTCTGGCTGACAGTTGCTGGTGCGATTCTGATCAACGTTTCGCTCGGCGTTGGCGAATTCGCCAAGACCGGCTGGCTGGCCTATCCACCGCTTTCCGGCAAGGAGTTCAGTCCAGATGTCGGGGTCGACTATTATATCTGGGCCTTGCAGATTTCAGGTATGGGTACGCTTCTTTCGGGCGTCAACCTGATCACAACCATCATCAAGATGCGTGCACCCGGCATGGGCATGATGCAGGTTCCGGTTTTCACTTGGACCGCACTCTGCTCGAACGTGCTGATCGTGGCTGCGTTCCCGATCTTGACCGTAACGCTCGCTCTGCTATCGCTTGACCGTTATCTGGATTTCCACTTCTTCACCAATGATGGTGGCGGTAATCCGATGATGTATGTGAACCTGATCTGGATCTGGGGTCACCCAGAAGTCTATATTCTGGTTCTTCCTTGCTTTGGCGTTTTCTCTGAAATCATTGCGACCTTCTCTGGCAAGCGTCTGTTTGGTTATGCATCGATGGTTTATGCGACCGTTGCCATTACCATTCTGTCATTCCTTGTCTGGGTGCACCACTTCTTCACAATGGGTGGCGGAGCAAGCGTAAACGCCTTCTTTGGCGTTGCAACGATGATCATCTCGATCCCGACCGGTGCAAAAGTCTTCAACTGGCTCTTCACCATGTATAAGGGGCGGGTTCGCATGGAAACCCCGGTCATGTGGACCATCGGCTTCATGTGCACCTTCGTTGTTGGTGGTATGACGGGCGTTCTGCTTGCTGTTCCGCCTGCAGACTTCGTACTGCACAACTCAGTGTTCCTGATCGCCCACTTCCACAATGTGATCATCTCGGGCGTTCTGTTCGGCTGCTTTGCCGGTCTCATCTACTGGTGGCCAAAGGCCTTTGGCTTTAAGCTGCATGAAGGTCTTGGCCGCAAGGCATTCTGGTGCTGGCTCGTTGGCTTCATTCTCGCCTTCATGCCGCTCTATGTGCTCGGCCTGATGGGTATGACCCGTCGTCTGAACCACACCGAAAACCCGGCATGGCACATCTATCTGATCGTTGCTGCTATCGGTGTCGCGATTATCCTTTGCGGTATTGTGTTCCAGGTTCTGCAGATCATGATCTCCATCCGCGATCGCGAAAAGCTGCGCGTTGTTGATGGCGACTCATGGGGCACAGGTCGTACACTCGAGTGGTCGATTTCGTCGCCTCCGCCATTCTACAACTTCGCTGAAGTGCCGCATGTCCGCGATCACGACAGCTGGTGGGATATGAAGCAGAACGATTATGTTCGTCGTACCGAAAAGTTCGCGCGCATTCATATGCCAAAGAACACCGGAACGGGCTTCATCATCGGTATCCTGTGCATTCCATTCGGCTTTGCCATGGTGTGGCATATCTGGTGGTTGGCAATTGCATCGTTCATCGCTGTCTTCGCAGTTGCTATCGCCCACTCCTTCAACAATGACAGGGACTTCTATGTCTCGGCCGATGAAGTACAGCGCGTCGAAGACGCCTATACTCGGCAACTGAATGCTCAGGAGGCATGA
- a CDS encoding autotransporter assembly complex protein TamA — MLALAVQFASMTVSPALAFEIFGVRLWGKDKTEDAAAVISDPKHYSVNVEATGSRKNADGSDADVKSVIEGASGLVSDEDKPASGSAGLLAKARGDYRRILSALYGEGRYGGTISIKVDGREANDIPVDAVIPDNAKIDISVDPGPQFLFSRTAISNIAPPPVDKRDKVQSPEEAGFAPGQVARSGTILKAERLAVEAWRQQGYAKAKVTGEDIVADHDGNTLAADVSLDPGRKAHYGPVSVVGTARMDPQFVAWMTGLKPGQEYDPDDIEKAKKRLGRMEVFRAMNFEEAEKIEADGSLPMTLNVQERKPRRFGFGAEYSTLDGFGVTGYWMHRNLFGRGERLRFDAKVSGVGGSQDNSFDPANFTYTLGTSFTKPGVYTPDTDFVAALDAKREVLDAYTETSINAKTGFTQIFSDELSGALYAKASHGRFDDDYFGTREFTTVGLEGNLLYDGRNNKPDPSSGVYLEGNIQPFYEFQRGNFATRFTAEGRAYYGFGATNRVILAGRVKVGSVVGADIADLPPNQLFLAGGGGSIRGYSYRGVGVETSTGDVIGGRSLVETSGEVRARVTDSIGVVGFVDAGYVGEQSYPDFSEEMRVGAGLGLRYLTGLGPIRLDVALPLNRRSGDPSYAFYVGIGQAF, encoded by the coding sequence GTGCTCGCGCTTGCGGTGCAATTTGCTTCGATGACGGTGTCGCCTGCATTGGCGTTTGAGATTTTTGGCGTCCGTCTCTGGGGCAAGGATAAGACGGAGGATGCCGCTGCGGTTATCTCCGATCCCAAACATTATTCAGTCAACGTTGAGGCAACGGGTAGTCGCAAAAATGCTGACGGTAGCGATGCTGACGTGAAATCCGTTATCGAAGGCGCTTCTGGCCTCGTATCGGATGAAGATAAGCCAGCATCAGGTTCAGCAGGGCTTTTGGCCAAGGCGCGTGGCGATTATCGCCGCATTCTATCAGCGCTATATGGCGAAGGTCGATATGGTGGCACGATCTCCATCAAGGTTGATGGTCGTGAAGCCAATGATATTCCCGTTGATGCCGTTATCCCAGACAATGCCAAGATTGACATTTCAGTTGATCCCGGTCCTCAGTTTTTGTTCTCGCGCACAGCAATTTCCAACATAGCGCCGCCGCCTGTCGACAAGCGCGATAAAGTGCAGTCGCCGGAAGAAGCTGGCTTTGCACCCGGTCAGGTTGCCCGTTCAGGTACGATCCTGAAGGCAGAGCGTCTGGCAGTCGAGGCCTGGCGTCAGCAGGGCTATGCGAAGGCAAAAGTAACCGGTGAAGACATTGTTGCGGATCACGACGGCAATACACTTGCCGCTGACGTTTCGCTCGATCCGGGTCGTAAGGCGCATTACGGTCCTGTGAGTGTGGTTGGTACAGCGCGTATGGACCCGCAATTCGTGGCCTGGATGACGGGCTTGAAGCCGGGACAGGAATACGATCCTGACGATATAGAGAAGGCTAAAAAGCGGCTTGGTCGCATGGAAGTCTTCCGTGCGATGAATTTCGAGGAAGCCGAGAAAATTGAGGCGGATGGCAGTCTGCCAATGACGCTCAATGTTCAGGAGCGCAAACCACGTCGCTTTGGTTTTGGTGCAGAATATTCAACGCTTGATGGCTTCGGCGTCACCGGATACTGGATGCACCGCAACCTTTTCGGCAGAGGCGAACGTTTGCGCTTTGATGCCAAGGTCAGTGGTGTAGGTGGCTCACAAGACAACTCGTTCGATCCGGCCAACTTTACCTATACGCTGGGCACCAGCTTCACAAAGCCTGGGGTTTATACGCCGGATACGGATTTCGTTGCAGCACTCGATGCAAAGCGTGAAGTGCTCGACGCTTATACCGAAACATCGATCAATGCGAAGACCGGCTTCACGCAGATTTTCAGTGATGAGCTTTCGGGGGCGCTTTATGCCAAGGCCAGCCATGGCCGCTTCGATGACGATTATTTCGGAACCCGTGAATTCACGACAGTCGGGCTTGAAGGCAATCTTCTTTATGATGGCCGTAACAACAAGCCCGACCCAAGCTCCGGTGTCTATCTCGAAGGCAATATTCAGCCGTTCTACGAGTTTCAACGCGGCAATTTTGCAACCCGTTTTACAGCTGAGGGCCGTGCCTATTACGGGTTTGGAGCAACAAACCGCGTGATTCTCGCAGGTCGCGTAAAGGTCGGTTCGGTTGTTGGTGCCGATATTGCAGATCTGCCGCCCAACCAGCTGTTCCTTGCGGGTGGCGGTGGCTCCATCCGTGGCTATTCCTATCGCGGTGTCGGTGTTGAAACATCGACGGGCGATGTCATCGGTGGCCGCTCGCTGGTTGAAACATCGGGTGAAGTGCGCGCACGCGTCACCGATTCCATCGGTGTTGTTGGCTTTGTCGATGCGGGCTATGTGGGTGAGCAATCCTATCCAGATTTTTCGGAAGAAATGCGTGTCGGCGCGGGTCTCGGCTTACGCTATCTGACGGGGCTTGGGCCGATCCGCCTCGACGTCGCACTTCCGCTTAACCGCCGCTCGGGCGATCCGAGCTATGCATTCTACGTAGGCATAGGACAGGCGTTTTGA
- a CDS encoding SH3 domain-containing protein codes for MFLFKRVLNNKFVGGLTFAMAVAVPALAFAASATVTANVNVRSGPGANYARLAALPAGVSVNVGSCRGSWCQIYNGNRVGFVSARYVRFGSYNGNAYAAPSNTTVIVGNDGYNDGWAPGFGLGLGLGWATGGGYWGPGWGGPGWRGGPNYYNGCIGRNCQSNRGGGRNGWNPRWGHGPQWGGRGWPRGQVRGNWGPGPVVGPRFTSGQGHFGGFNRPAFGNRGFGGGFSGGGMHFGNMRPMHAGR; via the coding sequence ATGTTTTTATTTAAGAGAGTACTTAATAATAAGTTTGTTGGGGGATTGACTTTTGCTATGGCTGTTGCCGTTCCGGCATTGGCGTTTGCAGCCTCTGCAACTGTGACTGCAAACGTAAATGTTCGCAGTGGACCCGGCGCAAATTATGCGCGTTTGGCTGCTCTGCCCGCAGGTGTTAGCGTGAATGTGGGGTCATGTCGTGGAAGCTGGTGCCAGATCTATAATGGCAACAGAGTTGGGTTTGTTTCTGCACGTTATGTTCGCTTTGGCTCCTATAACGGCAACGCTTATGCTGCTCCGTCTAACACGACTGTAATTGTCGGCAATGATGGCTACAACGACGGTTGGGCCCCTGGTTTCGGTCTAGGTCTAGGTCTCGGCTGGGCAACAGGTGGCGGCTATTGGGGGCCGGGTTGGGGCGGTCCAGGTTGGCGAGGCGGGCCAAACTATTACAACGGTTGTATTGGCCGCAATTGCCAATCCAATCGTGGCGGTGGGCGCAATGGCTGGAACCCTCGCTGGGGCCATGGTCCACAATGGGGTGGCCGTGGATGGCCGCGGGGCCAGGTTCGCGGTAACTGGGGCCCCGGTCCGGTTGTGGGGCCGCGCTTCACATCTGGTCAGGGTCACTTCGGCGGGTTTAACCGCCCAGCATTTGGTAATCGCGGTTTTGGTGGTGGCTTTAGCGGTGGCGGTATGCATTTTGGGAACATGCGTCCCATGCATGCCGGACGGTAG